In Phaseolus vulgaris cultivar G19833 chromosome 7, P. vulgaris v2.0, whole genome shotgun sequence, the genomic stretch AACGAGTGTATGCATATGAACTAATAAGTGACCGTTTCTTCCATTTCATGATTCATATGCAGTAAAAAATTTCATTGTCTGAATTTTTCTTGATTATCTTTCATCATGCTTTGTCTTTTTTTCTCTACAGCTTATGTTGACACCATACAGCTAATGCTTTTTTAGAACATAATGATAGCTTATTACTGATTTGCTTAATTTTATAGTTTTACTTGTAAACTGCCAGGCAATTATTGCTTCTGCTTgtattcaaaaatcaaaatccgATCAGAAATAAGCGCCACAATCTATCATTTtctgtaaagaaaaaaaagaagcaaAGCAGCATATGGTTTCTTGGGAATACAACTAGAATTTCAAATACATCATGCAAACAAAGTATCAAACTGACAATATACAAGACCAATCTCAGTCATCACTGATCAAACAGCACCCAGTTTTAGTATTTCAAATAGATAGTGATCCTCAGCAAGGTCTCTGCACCATCAGTGGAAATCTGTCCTGGTGGGATAAGAGCTCTCAGTTCCGCAAAACCCCTTGCATTCTTGAACTTCCCTGTGCCCCCTAGTACAGATATTCGTGACATGGTGCTTCCTATCTTATACAGGCCATAAAAGTTCAAGCTATCACCATATTCCCCTCCTTCAAACAGGGCTGTAAAAGCCATCATCTGTCTAGTCCCATCAGCTGAACTTGCCACATACACTCCTTGAGCCTTCCCAACTAGTTGGGACCCCTCTTCAGGTTGAGAGGTCAGCATATCATCAATGACAGTAATTGTACCAAAGCTTAGTCCCAGTCCATCAGGTCCTAACTGCAGCTGGGCATTGTTTTGGTTGTTGTTAGCCGAGTTTGGTGCAAATGAAGTACCAGCCAATCCAGTTCCTAGTGGAATACCAAAAACTCCATTGACAGTGGGGTTAGCACCGTTGGCATTGGGGATGGGAATCCCACCTTGGGGGGTGTTGAATCCTACTGGCGTTGCAAAGGGTATTTGACCACTGTATATGCTTCCCAGCAAGCCGGTCACTGGTCGAGCTGTCGGGTTACTACCCCCCAGAATGTCGTGCATGTATAACTCAATAACAGGTTCTTTCCCAGTGGCTGCAACTGCTGCTACAGTTATGGCCAAATTTGCACAGGCAAGCAAAATTGCAAGGGAAGCTGCAGTAAAGGATCCCATAACCGTCTTGTTTACTAGTGTTTCATAGGTATTCTTCTATATGGTAATGAATTTTATGAGAGAATGTGGAATCAAATGCATGTCTTAGTGTTATATAGGAGGGAACACACAGTGTGTTGGAGTGGTTGAGACACTGTCGATAATGAAGTTGTTGAACATAACAGGAAAGTAGATTAGTTGTGCCTTATACTCAACCAAATGAGTCAACATTTGTGTTCAATGACATTGTTTAGATGTAAGGAAAGAAAGTGGCTGTGCTATGAGGTTCATTGTGTAGGATTCCATGGAAGAAAAAAGTAATAGTGTGCTGTGTCACAACCACCCTATTAACCTGtaataatttacataaaaaagataaaccatatattttaatggaaattaaaatattaggaTAGCTTTCTGTCACAAAACTTATATCGTCTCAGGGATAAAGAAAGAATTTAGAAACATGAAAAATGAGAATTTTCCTGCTAATGCAAACTGTTAGAAATAGCAGTAGCAATGTAGCTATGAATGTAAGGAAATAACGATCATTGCAGGAAGTAGAGTTGTTGTCCATGTGATGAAAAAATAGATTGAGAGAAGATGAAGCCCTTGGAGCATATGATGTGTACAGATAGACAGTTCCACATATGAAGttatttttgataaatttttccATTGGTTGCTGTTGTGTAAGTTCATTCCGAAATGGTTCTCCAATTTCTTACTGAATGGGCAACTTAAGTTGAATAGCATATAAAAAAAGTCAGTACACATAACATGCATTACATTTATTGGTACCTTATTAAGGTCATATTAACTAATTTACATACCCAGGGTATATCGTGAGCACGTCTCAATATGTAACCACCATGTTCAATATGGCTAACTCAATCAAACTCTTCCGCAATATacataaatgtatatttagaaaTAAACTAACACATTTTTATACAAACTCACATAAAAGGGTGTCTCACAACATATAAATTCTTCTTAAAAGATACTCTTTAATTTCACTGTACTGCAATATTGTTATGCCCCAACAAGTATGTAAGTCTTCcatattattttaaagcatCCATGTCAAATTCGAATGAGCAAATTCAAaattggaaattaaaaaaaaatgtgatgaACAAGTTTTAAAGTTCATTCATTAAGTAAGAAAATCATTCAAATGATGATTTAGAAGTTATGGATGAAAACAGGTTGAAAGGAATACCAGTAGCAAATATCCATTATATTTTTCATCTAACTAATTAGCTTTAACCCTTTTGAGTACCTTATTGCCAAAGTATTTGTAAATTCTTTTATACTCTCGTGCATGTACATAGAtacttttcatttatttatttattttcgattaaaaaaattaagttgtcccattatcaataataatatatatgataCACTGTTAACCAACTTAGTCCAAGTTACAGATTCTCATGTAACAATTCACCAACAGGTTTTTTCATGGGATTATAAGTTGAAATACATTGAGAAAAACACAAGACAAAATAATCTGATAAAAACAGAACTAATCACAAATGCATCCACATCAGTAGTTCAATAAAAGTGAATAGTGATTCTGAGCAGTGTCTCAGCACCATCAGTGGAAACTTGCCCTGGTGGGATAAGAGGTCTCAGCTCAGCAAACCCCCTTGCACTCTTGAACTTCCCTGTTCCCCCTATCACAGACAATTTCGACAAGGTGCTTCCTATCTTGTACAAGCCATAAAAGTTCAAGCTATCACCATACTCTCCTCCTTCAAAAATTGCTGTGAATGCCATCATTTGTCTGCTCCCATCTGCTGAACTAGCCACATACACCCCTTGAGCCTTCCCAACCAGTTGTGACCCCAACTCAGGTTGAGAGGTcaacacatcatcaatcacagTTAGTGTGCCAAAACCAAGCCCTAACCCATCAGGTCCTAGTTCCAATTGTGCACTGTTTTGGTTGTTGCTGTTTGGTGCAAAGATGGTGCCTGCCAAGCCAGTGCCTAGTGGAATGCCAGTGACTCCATTCACTGTGGGAAAGGCACCATTTGCATTGGGGATGGGAATTGAACCCTGTGGGGTGTTGAACCCTATTGGGGTGGCAAAGGGCACTTGACCACTGTATATGCTGCCTAGCAACCCTGTCACCGGGCGTGCTGTAGGGTTACTGCCCCCAAGAATGTCATGCATGTACAATTCCATCACAGGTTCTGTGGCTGCCATGCAAATTGGCACTGCCACAAGGGCAAAGGCAAACAACATTGCAACACCAAAAACTGTGGCAGATGAGCCCAAAGACATGTTTTGTACTTAGTTTGTTTGTTTTAGGAGAATAGAATGGTTATTTTGAATTGAGTGAAATGGAATTCATCTCTTGGTCTTATATAGTACTAAGGAATTAATtcagtgtgtgtgtgtgtgttggaGTAGTTGTGAGAAATGGTGGTAATGAAGTTGTTACTGCCATAACATATTAGTTGTGCTTTCAGCAATTTGGATCAGTCAATTTTAATTGGAAAAAGTTTctttaaaaacatatattagacaaacatttatattaatataataatattttgaattaaaaataaaatgaaaataaataaaatattaatttattgaaatgtGAAAGATATGTTTTTACTGTTTACAGTGTTAACATATTAGCATCTGAGTGAAAGGATTAATCGAACAATTGCTTTAACCGGATACCAACTTCTTTCAAGGATTTAAAATTTGCTACCTAGAAACTTCAACGTGGTACgacttttaattctttttttttttctgttaagCAATATTTTAAACTCTTTTTATGcaaaatatatgtatatgatTTGCAACTTTaatcatcataaaaaattaaaattcattaaaatctCTTCATCTCTAATTTCTAACTGATTTAATTTTTagtgttaatattttttttaaagttcgaaacttaataaatttattttattttattttaaatatatgataTTGTCTGAGTTAATTAGTTTCACTGCCCACATGTTTATTGAGTTAAAATACGTATTGCATTGTccaaaaatactaaaaaattatatgtattcaatttcttttattactAATATCATCAGTATATGTCATTATATATTAGTGGTTATGATAAAAATTAAGTTGAgcaaccaaaaaaaaaattcaaatattttaggATCATTGAAAGAGCcaacaataaaaacaaaatataaataactattTCTTTTCTAGAAAAAATTTCTCGTTTATTAAACACCTAATTCAAAAGGAAAGTTCCTGgttttcaaaacaaatatatgttacatattttaattcaaaagttatatatgcttttaaactttaataaatttttacttcCAAGGAAAAAAAAGTTCTATACATATTGTTACCAAGTAAATAAATAGGTTTTATATATAATCCATTAAAAGCATAACTGTTGGGTGAATTTATACCAGAAGAAGTTGTCAAccatttttttaacataatcatgatgtaaatttaaataatgagGTCAACAAACACTTAATACAAATTGCTGCCAACTAAACCATTAGTTTGTGGTCCTCAAGAGCTAAACCAATTAGAACTCATATTACATCAGATCATAAACCTTACTAACCatgatttgaatttaaataCTGTGGTTATAAGCACAAAGTGATGAGATATGAGAACCATGAAGATTTGAAAATGTCAGGTCTACCTCCTAAagcaaaatattttatcattttattgcAATCTCCACTTTTTTGCCTTTCAACCATTAAAGAATAAGTGAGTTGAAGAGTAAAATACTATTATGGAACAGAAAAATTTTAAAGGGAAGATTTTTTGTGGTTTTAAGAATGTTGGTGATTTTGTCTTTGTTAATCATGGCATAACTGAGTCAACTGTCTCCTGCACAGATCCACCATTATCCATGATTTTGTTCTGTCTCACAATTGGGGAAATCAGCATCCATACTGTTTCAATCAAATAAATTTGAAACCAATTAATATATGAATTGGAAAGGTGGGTGAATTATTATATGTCTATATTAGATAAGCTTGTTTAGAAACActttaagagaagaaaaaaaataactttttttcataaactaaaattagtttattcatagcttaattttgtaaaaatatttccATATTAACTCCccaataaaatgttttttatttataaataaacttCATTCTTTCCTCAACAAAAGTTTAGCAAAAGTTTCACTTGCAATCCCCAATTATTAATAAGttaactttaaacttaactcaaccttacaaaacaAACTTATAAGAGAGGTTGTGAAATCTCTAACACCCCTCGTATCGAGACTATGTATTTATGGATGGTTCGATAGCGAATGACTTTCCAACACAATTCTCATTAGAAtatgttataaataatatattaagaaGTCGACTTTTAAGCCTAACTAACTCAATTTTACAAAAcagactaaaaaaaaatttatactcACTTAtctattataaaatgttttatctGTGTTGTTAATATGAGTAGTGGTTGAATCTATTGAAAATTTGGAAAACAGTTTTTTCTACAGATGTAGATAATAGTGATTCACTTACTGTAAATTGTTGCTGCAAACCACTCATTGATAACTCTCACCCATGCACTTATCCAGCCAACATCAATGCTCCACCTGGTGTGGTTTGATGTGTGCATGATTCATAAAAGTGATGAAGAAGATGTAAGATGTCATAAATTATCATGATCATACAGAATGCATAGAATGACTATATTATGAATTAGGTTCCTCACTTTCTGGCTGAGTTATTCAGATCCCAACTGATGAATAACATTGCAAAGTACATTGCCCCTAAGGAGAATACCAAATGAAAAAATCCATAACTGTAAGGAATATCATCTTCATGTTCAACTTTATCTTCTGAAAACTGAAAAGGACAAAAAAATCGCTTCAATATGTGGGCAAAAACATCATTTTACGATTTTATCATCATAATCACACTGATCTTTTCTATCTGTCACAATAAGGAAGTGGCTTTGCTTTGATTAAATAATGTTGTTTTGGATATTGAGAAAGCCATGAAAAGATTATGGTCTAACTTTTTCACTGATCATAGAGGGATAATTTTCTCTTGactttttaaagaatttttttttcaacttgcAGCATGCTTGAGTTGTCTTGTTAGATCAAAGAATAGAGATTCAGAAACTCCTTAAAATGTAGGAAAGGGTTGAAAATGGAATTTTGAAGAAACAAAAATTTTCTGAATTTAATGGGGGAAGACTCAGAAGAATGATTCACCTGAAAGGATTTGGAATCAATGCCTGTGGAAAAGGCTGCTATCACAATTGCAAATATGGCGATAAGGAAGCCCTGTTAAGAAAATAATACATGATGCAAAATAAACAGGTGGACTAAAACATTCAGGTAAAGAAACATCAATAGTATGTGAAAATGTGCATATTAATTGTAATCcacaaaacacaaaaacaaaaatatgaataGAACATTATGAACCAAAGTGATTTTCCTCAATCATTATTTACCAAGCATTTACTCAAAATGTTAATTTTGTAGAGCTGCAGTTAAAATAGAGGAAATAAGCATCCCAAGCTACTTCTCATGCAAGAAAAAAAGACAAATATATCACCTTCACATAATAAACATAAGATATACACCTACTTCTACTTAAACATTCTGCCAAATCTGCCAATACTCAAACAGAAAATCTACTTTTGTTAACCTCAATAATTACCTATAAAAGACTGAAGAAAGAATGAATGCTTTGGAGTTTTGGACTCTAGAGAAGTGAAGAGGAAGTAAACAAAggtttttttcaaatttaacatGAAGATAGACTCAAAAACTTACAATTATAGTTATCCAATCACTGTTTCCTTTCTCTTGATTCTCTGTAACACATCTTGCAGTTGCAGGTTCACTGAAACTCCATGATGGAGATCTATAAGTATACAATCTCTAGAAGGAATTTCCAAATAAAATATACGATTTGAAGTTGACACTGAATTATGTTAGTacatatataattcaaattaacCCTCTTTAGCAAAATCAAAGTAATGATCATGGAATCAGCCACAGCTGAGTATATTACATTCCATGTAAGAAGGAAATTTTGATCTATCTTCATCTAAACAACATATGCTAACGTGAGTCATACATAAAAAGAGAAGTTATGCTTCACAAAACCTtaattttgaaacaaaataaaagaaaagtgaCAATTAATCCACTGAGGTGgtaaaacaaacacaaaattacAGGAATCAAaggtgaagaaaaaaaattagtgacAAAAAATGTGActatattttatagattaaataCATAATTAAGTTAAAGTGATATATAGTGTGTTTGGTTTGACTTTTGAAATCTCAAATCCACATTTTGATGTGAAAAACTGAAAGCTATTCAAAATAGACATGTATATAATATCCAAAATTAGACAAAGAAATGAGAATCCTGACCTTCTCATTGCACACCAACAAAGGAAAACAATGTAAGAAGCCATAATCCCTGAAGATAAAAGACCTCTATTAACCTGTAAGAATTAAACAGATAAATGATAAACCACacattttagttattttaatggaaattaaaatattagaacATCTTTCTGTCACACAAAAATTTCTCATTCTatatataaagattaaaaacatGTTTAATCCCAACTTATATCATCTCAGGGATAAAGAAAGAAATTAGAAACATGAAAAGTCAGAGATTTTTCCTGCTAATGCAAACTGTTAGAAATAGCAGTAGGAGTGTACCTTTGAATGTAAGGAAATAACCATCATTGCAGCAAGTAGAATTGCTGTCCATGTGATGAAAAATAGATTGAGAGAACATGAAGTACTTGGAGCATATGATGTGTACAGATAGACAATTCCACATATAGAGGCAACATAAAACAATGTTGACATTAGAAGTCCAAAGGAGCACCTGTGAAAACACACTATTATTGATTATCTCTGATTTACAGTTATATTCCTATATCAAATTGACCTAGATTTTATCATTCATAAGCTTTAAACTTTGATgactttattattaaaaaatatacataaataaaaatcacaatGAACTGGTAATAGGTATTCACTAGTATGAGTATTAGTATACATTTAGTTAACAAGGGGTAATTAAGATATTTATTCTAGTTATCTCCATCTCCAGGTATTCATTAAAAACAcctattttataaattgtatATATTGAGAATTTTAGATGCAGATATCCAGTCAACAATCTCTAACCAGAGTAATGAAAACATGAAAAAGTTGATTTTTTAAGTTTAGCTATGAACTTTTGCAGCAATATGTACCTACCTCTGCTTCCTTTCTTGATCTGGAGTCCAGTAGTTATTCCACCAAGTGATAAATTGGATGACACTCACAAGttgtagaagaagaaaaattctGTGTGGGCATGAACCACCACATGCATGAACAACCTTGTATTggtaaaaaaaagtgaaagatTTTTTGAAGCTTACCCTGCACCAATACGAGCAACCTCACCTGCAAGATTGTACCTATGTTAAGATTCTTATCCAATGATATTCAAGGAAAAggcaaagaaagaaagaagttcTGTTTTCaatgaatgaaaaataatattgtacTCAAAGCTATTTGAATGATAACCGCTACTTAGAAGCATCACTATTAGTACTATGTGATAgtcaaaattatcaaaaaagcAAAAAACTTACCATATATTTGAACAAGTTCTGAAGGGAAAAAGAATGGGAGTGCCATTGATACAAGCAGTATAATAGACTTCACTTCCCACTTCCCAGAATGCCATAAATTCCGTTGTTCATGTAATTTTCTTGTTTTGACTGTTGTGACTAACATAACTAAGAAAAATATCTGTTTCATCGTTAAGGAAGATAGTTCTTGTTATGAATCAACATTCTAGCATATTCTGTTGGGAATCCAAATCAGAAAGTTATAAATTCTGTTGGCATTTCAAGGATGTTGGCAGAAGATACAAGATTACTATATAGTAAGTTAATAAATAAACATTGCTTTGTTTAGAGGGTTATATCCAGAGATACAGTGACAGTATATAATGATTCGTCATGGAGCTGAAACTCTGATAACTGAAAGATACATAGCATCCTAAGCTCACGCGAAGAACTCCCAATGCATGAAAACAGTCTTCTCCTTCttttccacaaactttgatatCTGTACAAATTAGAACAGTATGAACAACAAGAATGAGTAACAAATAGGTCCATGAAAAATGTTTAATGGATTGTTGTTCCACTTTGAAAGCTTCATCATGAAGAAATTGGATTATATAACTTTTGGCAACAAGAAGCgtatttattttaagatttttctgGGAGATACAAAAGCATTTGCCATGACCCTCCTGATCAACTTTGAAGTATCCATTATAGGCATGGAAGCTTAATCATTTCAGTGAGAATCTAGAATTCTTTACCAAGGTATAGAAGATAGATTTACTCTTACAATGAATAAATGGTAGAACACCTTGTCCATAGTCACG encodes the following:
- the LOC137830424 gene encoding dirigent protein 16-like translates to MGSFTAASLAILLACANLAITVAAVAATGKEPVIELYMHDILGGSNPTARPVTGLLGSIYSGQIPFATPVGFNTPQGGIPIPNANGANPTVNGVFGIPLGTGLAGTSFAPNSANNNQNNAQLQLGPDGLGLSFGTITVIDDMLTSQPEEGSQLVGKAQGVYVASSADGTRQMMAFTALFEGGEYGDSLNFYGLYKIGSTMSRISVLGGTGKFKNARGFAELRALIPPGQISTDGAETLLRITIYLKY
- the LOC137830425 gene encoding dirigent protein 16, with translation MSLGSSATVFGVAMLFAFALVAVPICMAATEPVMELYMHDILGGSNPTARPVTGLLGSIYSGQVPFATPIGFNTPQGSIPIPNANGAFPTVNGVTGIPLGTGLAGTIFAPNSNNQNSAQLELGPDGLGLGFGTLTVIDDVLTSQPELGSQLVGKAQGVYVASSADGSRQMMAFTAIFEGGEYGDSLNFYGLYKIGSTLSKLSVIGGTGKFKSARGFAELRPLIPPGQVSTDGAETLLRITIHFY
- the LOC137830427 gene encoding uncharacterized protein isoform X2; protein product: MLVTTVKTRKLHEQRNLWHSGKWEVKSIILLVSMALPFFFPSELVQIYGEVARIGAGIFLLLQLVSVIQFITWWNNYWTPDQERKQRCSFGLLMSTLFYVASICGIVYLYTSYAPSTSCSLNLFFITWTAILLAAMMVISLHSKVNRGLLSSGIMASYIVFLCWCAMRSEPATARCVTENQEKGNSDWITIIGFLIAIFAIVIAAFSTGIDSKSFQFSEDKVEHEDDIPYSYGFFHLVFSLGAMYFAMLFISWDLNNSARKWSIDVGWISAWVRVINEWFAATIYIWMLISPIVRQNKIMDNGGSVQETVDSVMP
- the LOC137830427 gene encoding uncharacterized protein isoform X1, with translation MSASEVTTEATAAHANLRDTESVLQVEVVSYLELNRVDYAVGRKKSLRARYYFGIIFLIMNFIAWFFRDYGQGVLPFIHYIKVCGKEGEDCFHALGVLRVSLGCYIFFLVMLVTTVKTRKLHEQRNLWHSGKWEVKSIILLVSMALPFFFPSELVQIYGEVARIGAGIFLLLQLVSVIQFITWWNNYWTPDQERKQRCSFGLLMSTLFYVASICGIVYLYTSYAPSTSCSLNLFFITWTAILLAAMMVISLHSKVNRGLLSSGIMASYIVFLCWCAMRSEPATARCVTENQEKGNSDWITIIGFLIAIFAIVIAAFSTGIDSKSFQFSEDKVEHEDDIPYSYGFFHLVFSLGAMYFAMLFISWDLNNSARKWSIDVGWISAWVRVINEWFAATIYIWMLISPIVRQNKIMDNGGSVQETVDSVMP